One Streptomyces roseifaciens genomic region harbors:
- a CDS encoding ADP-ribosylglycohydrolase family protein: MTADRFHRALASLRGLALGDALGSQFFVPGNYPSLKRRELPPSPWQWTDDTEMACSVLAVLAGHGRIDQDALARSFAEHHDFDRGYGPAVGRMLRLVREGGDWRELASALFNGQGSWGNGAAMRIAPLGAWYADDPEQATHQAEISAYTTHQHREAVAGTMAVAAAAAIAAAPAGPVAPDALLEGVIALVPRSAVQAGLRRARDMLDYGDPTTVAAVLGCGRRTSAHDTVPFALWSAARNLTSYEAAFWTTAQVGGDVDTNCAIVGGVVAAGERGTPPADWLRRTEDLPDWLPSGGAGGR; the protein is encoded by the coding sequence ATGACCGCTGACCGATTCCACCGCGCACTGGCGAGCCTGCGCGGGCTGGCCCTCGGCGACGCCCTCGGCTCCCAGTTCTTCGTCCCGGGCAACTACCCGTCACTCAAGCGGCGCGAGCTGCCCCCGTCCCCCTGGCAGTGGACCGACGACACCGAGATGGCCTGCTCCGTGCTGGCCGTCCTCGCCGGGCACGGGCGCATCGACCAGGACGCGCTCGCCCGCTCCTTCGCTGAGCACCACGACTTCGACCGGGGATACGGCCCGGCCGTGGGCCGCATGCTGCGCCTGGTCCGCGAGGGCGGCGACTGGCGCGAGCTGGCCTCGGCCCTCTTCAACGGGCAGGGCTCCTGGGGCAACGGCGCGGCGATGCGCATCGCCCCGCTCGGCGCCTGGTACGCGGACGACCCGGAACAGGCCACGCACCAGGCCGAGATCTCCGCGTACACCACCCACCAGCACCGCGAGGCGGTGGCCGGGACCATGGCCGTGGCCGCCGCCGCGGCCATCGCCGCCGCTCCGGCCGGGCCCGTGGCCCCCGACGCGCTCCTGGAGGGCGTCATCGCCCTGGTGCCGCGCAGTGCCGTGCAGGCCGGTCTGCGGCGCGCGCGGGACATGCTCGACTACGGCGACCCGACCACGGTCGCCGCCGTCCTCGGCTGCGGCCGCCGCACCAGCGCGCACGACACCGTGCCGTTCGCCCTGTGGTCCGCGGCGCGCAACCTCACGTCCTACGAGGCCGCCTTCTGGACCACCGCACAGGTGGGCGGCGACGTGGACACCAACTGCGCCATCGTCGGCGGAGTGGTCGCCGCGGGCGAGCGGGGGACGCCTCCTGCCGACTGGCTCCGGCGCACCGAGGACCTGCCGGACTGGCTCCCGTCCGGCGGGGCCGGCGGTAGGTGA
- a CDS encoding arylamine N-acetyltransferase family protein: MTGEFVWGGGDLDLGTYLARIGVGETVRPDLATLRAVHRGHVAAFPFENLEILLGRPILLDVKALQDKMVAQRRGGYCYEQNLLFAAVLERIGFSFTGIGARVRMGSGKLRPVTHMALKVEADGEQWLCDVGFGGEGLLEPLPFRDGVQAQQGGWTFGIERQSQDVRVLRSLHPEGWFDLYAFGPEERFPVDYTVMNHYISTHPHSPFVSRVVVQQTEPGIRRSLVGSMLVTARPDGSEEQREVPVAELVDLLAREFRIGLDEADGVTLARVQSSGT; encoded by the coding sequence ATGACGGGTGAGTTCGTGTGGGGCGGCGGGGATCTGGACCTCGGCACCTATCTGGCGCGCATCGGAGTCGGGGAAACGGTCCGGCCGGACCTTGCGACGCTGAGGGCGGTGCACCGTGGCCATGTGGCCGCCTTCCCCTTCGAGAACCTGGAAATCCTGCTCGGGCGGCCGATTCTGCTGGACGTGAAGGCGCTGCAGGACAAGATGGTGGCGCAGCGTCGCGGAGGCTACTGCTACGAGCAGAACCTGCTGTTCGCCGCGGTCCTGGAGCGCATCGGATTCTCGTTCACGGGTATCGGCGCGCGGGTCAGGATGGGCAGTGGCAAGCTGCGCCCGGTGACCCACATGGCGCTCAAGGTCGAGGCCGACGGCGAGCAGTGGCTGTGCGACGTCGGATTCGGCGGGGAGGGGCTGCTGGAGCCCCTGCCCTTCCGGGACGGCGTGCAGGCGCAGCAGGGCGGCTGGACGTTCGGCATCGAGCGGCAGTCCCAGGACGTACGGGTGCTGCGCTCGCTCCACCCGGAGGGCTGGTTCGATCTGTACGCCTTCGGCCCGGAGGAACGTTTCCCGGTCGACTACACGGTGATGAACCACTACATCTCCACGCACCCGCACTCGCCCTTCGTCTCGCGCGTGGTGGTACAGCAGACGGAGCCCGGCATACGGCGGAGTCTGGTGGGCTCCATGCTCGTAACCGCCCGCCCCGACGGTTCCGAGGAGCAACGGGAGGTGCCCGTGGCGGAGTTGGTGGACCTGCTGGCGCGTGAGTTCCGGATCGGGCTCGACGAGGCCGACGGCGTGACCCTCGCACGGGTGCAGTCCTCCGGTACGTGA
- a CDS encoding histidine phosphatase family protein, translating to MPRPRRIVLIRHGESVGNVDDTVYEREPDHALSLTEKGRQQARDAGAPLRDLFGDERVSAYVSPYRRTHQTFRALGLDPGRVRVREEPRLREQDWGNWQDLVDVRRQKAYRDAYGHFFYRFAQGESGADVYDRVGAFLESLWRSFEDPDHPPNVLLVTHGLTMRLFCMRWFHWTVAEFECLSNPGNAETRALLLGPDGRYHLDRPFERWCTPEPYGFTG from the coding sequence ATGCCACGGCCCCGACGCATCGTTCTCATCCGGCACGGCGAGTCGGTGGGCAACGTCGACGACACCGTCTACGAACGCGAGCCCGACCACGCCCTGAGCCTGACGGAGAAGGGCCGCCAGCAGGCCAGGGACGCAGGGGCTCCCCTCCGCGACCTCTTCGGCGACGAGCGGGTCTCGGCCTACGTCTCGCCCTACCGCCGCACCCACCAGACCTTCCGGGCCCTGGGGCTCGACCCGGGCCGCGTCCGCGTCCGCGAGGAACCCCGGCTGCGCGAGCAGGACTGGGGGAACTGGCAGGACCTCGTCGACGTGCGCAGGCAGAAGGCCTACAGGGACGCCTACGGCCACTTCTTCTACCGCTTCGCCCAGGGCGAGTCCGGCGCGGACGTCTACGACCGCGTGGGAGCCTTCCTGGAGAGCCTGTGGCGCAGCTTCGAGGACCCCGACCACCCGCCCAACGTCCTGCTGGTCACCCATGGCCTGACCATGCGGCTCTTCTGCATGCGGTGGTTCCACTGGACGGTCGCGGAGTTCGAGTGCCTGTCGAACCCGGGCAATGCGGAGACCCGTGCCCTGCTCCTCGGGCCGGACGGCCGGTACCACCTCGATCGGCCCTTCGAGCGCTGGTGCACACCTGAACCGTACGGCTTCACCGGTTAG
- a CDS encoding YdbC family protein: MLVKWTRCTVVDRRGFERGQRKWAGLLGEPGFRGQGGGWSRGRPHVVHLFGFWESRAFYDSFMARSHDRLAASQAGTFKNAQVRLFEHRFDVKVGFRPQFADADVVRIAHCRVREDRVEHFTLMQEKVWNPAMAGSPGMLRGVFGEAPGREFLVLSVWDSEAEHGKYRAERVERLALRAQTEADVASVGGDIVALEPSWTV, encoded by the coding sequence GTGCTGGTCAAGTGGACTCGCTGCACCGTGGTCGACCGCCGCGGCTTCGAACGCGGACAACGAAAATGGGCGGGCCTGCTCGGCGAGCCCGGGTTCCGGGGGCAGGGCGGAGGCTGGAGCAGAGGGCGTCCGCATGTGGTGCACCTCTTCGGCTTCTGGGAGAGCCGGGCGTTCTACGACTCCTTCATGGCGCGCTCCCACGACCGGCTCGCGGCGTCCCAGGCGGGAACCTTCAAGAACGCCCAAGTGCGGCTGTTCGAGCACCGGTTTGACGTGAAGGTCGGCTTCCGGCCGCAGTTCGCGGATGCGGACGTGGTGCGGATCGCCCACTGCCGGGTCCGGGAGGACCGCGTGGAGCACTTCACCCTGATGCAGGAGAAGGTGTGGAACCCGGCCATGGCCGGGTCCCCGGGGATGCTGCGCGGTGTCTTCGGGGAGGCGCCGGGCCGGGAGTTCCTGGTGCTGTCCGTGTGGGACTCCGAGGCCGAGCACGGGAAGTACCGCGCGGAGCGGGTCGAACGGCTCGCCCTGCGGGCGCAGACCGAGGCCGACGTCGCGTCGGTCGGCGGCGACATCGTCGCGCTGGAACCTTCCTGGACGGTGTGA
- a CDS encoding TetR/AcrR family transcriptional regulator C-terminal ligand-binding domain-containing protein, translating to MRDAVLAGLVEYGYPGLTVEYVAEQSGVHKTTLYRRWGGVEGLVADALDLAGEDAWTPPDTGTLRGDLHALAQEVVDTFADPAAGAAPGAFIAAAFQSERAAEALRAFYAERFARCAPLVERAVARSEAPAGTDHGSLARAVSAPLFFRLFITREPLDDAVADQAADAALAAARAGVFASPA from the coding sequence GTGCGCGACGCCGTCCTCGCGGGGCTGGTCGAGTACGGCTATCCGGGGCTCACCGTGGAGTACGTCGCCGAGCAGTCCGGCGTCCACAAGACGACGCTCTACCGCCGCTGGGGCGGGGTCGAAGGGCTCGTCGCGGACGCACTGGACCTCGCCGGAGAGGACGCGTGGACGCCGCCCGACACGGGCACCCTCAGGGGCGATCTGCACGCCCTGGCACAGGAGGTCGTCGACACCTTCGCCGACCCGGCCGCCGGAGCGGCTCCGGGGGCCTTCATCGCCGCCGCGTTCCAGTCGGAGCGGGCGGCGGAGGCCCTGCGCGCTTTCTACGCCGAGCGCTTCGCGCGCTGCGCGCCCCTGGTCGAACGAGCCGTCGCCCGCAGCGAGGCGCCGGCCGGTACCGACCACGGCTCCCTCGCCCGGGCCGTGTCGGCCCCGCTGTTCTTCCGGCTGTTCATCACCCGGGAGCCCCTCGACGACGCCGTCGCCGACCAGGCTGCGGACGCCGCCCTCGCAGCGGCCCGCGCGGGCGTCTTCGCGTCACCGGCCTGA
- a CDS encoding TetR/AcrR family transcriptional regulator, with translation MDIAEADGRLLDAAESLFYEHGVQAVGMDRIRAASGVSLKRLYQRFPSKEVLVEAYLRRRDERWRGALAAYVAACPSAAERPLAVFDWLEKWFGEPDFRGCAFINAYGELGTGSPAVAEAVRDHKAEVLRYLTGLVRAAGVPEPGPVAEQLAVLTDGAITTAAVTGTPAAARRAREAAAVLLGAAGAA, from the coding sequence ATGGACATCGCCGAAGCCGACGGCCGACTGCTCGACGCAGCGGAATCCCTGTTCTACGAGCACGGTGTGCAGGCCGTCGGGATGGACCGGATCCGTGCGGCGTCCGGGGTCTCGCTCAAGCGCCTCTACCAGCGCTTTCCGTCGAAGGAAGTCCTGGTCGAGGCCTATCTGCGGCGCCGCGACGAGCGCTGGCGCGGCGCCCTGGCCGCCTACGTCGCCGCGTGCCCCTCGGCGGCGGAACGCCCCCTCGCCGTCTTCGACTGGCTGGAGAAATGGTTCGGCGAGCCGGATTTCCGCGGCTGTGCGTTCATCAATGCGTACGGCGAATTGGGTACGGGCTCCCCGGCCGTGGCCGAAGCCGTACGGGACCACAAGGCGGAGGTGCTGCGATACCTGACCGGGCTCGTGCGCGCCGCCGGCGTCCCGGAGCCCGGGCCGGTGGCCGAGCAGCTGGCCGTCCTGACCGACGGCGCCATCACCACGGCGGCGGTCACCGGAACGCCCGCCGCCGCGCGCAGGGCCCGGGAAGCCGCAGCGGTGTTGCTGGGGGCCGCGGGCGCCGCGTGA
- a CDS encoding nuclear transport factor 2 family protein has translation MTQRPPLPPFDESSARAKVQAAEDAWNSRDPERVALAYTEDCVWRNRHEFITGRDEIRDFLRRKWEKELDYRLRKELWSWSGNRISVCFRYEWHDAGGQWWRSYGNEQWEFATDGLMRRREASINDVPITADQREFGTSPHGPDAGGA, from the coding sequence ATGACCCAGCGCCCACCCCTGCCCCCCTTCGACGAATCCTCCGCCCGGGCCAAGGTCCAGGCCGCCGAGGACGCCTGGAACAGCCGCGACCCCGAGCGGGTCGCCCTCGCGTACACCGAGGACTGCGTCTGGCGGAACCGGCACGAATTCATCACCGGCCGCGACGAGATCCGGGACTTCCTCCGCCGCAAATGGGAGAAGGAACTGGATTACCGGCTGCGCAAGGAGCTCTGGTCGTGGTCCGGCAACCGGATATCGGTCTGCTTCCGGTACGAGTGGCACGACGCCGGCGGCCAGTGGTGGCGCAGCTACGGGAACGAGCAGTGGGAATTCGCCACGGACGGTCTGATGCGGCGCCGCGAGGCCAGCATCAACGACGTGCCGATCACCGCGGACCAAAGGGAATTCGGCACATCTCCGCACGGCCCTGACGCGGGCGGGGCATGA
- a CDS encoding RecQ family ATP-dependent DNA helicase yields the protein MTNEDLRASADAVLARLVGDPTGKARLREDQWLAIEALVAHHRRALVVQRTGWGKSAVYFVATALLRARGSGPTVIVSPLLALMRNQVDAAARAGIHARTINSANVEEWDTVQAEVAAGAVDVLLVSPERLNNPDFRDQVLPKLAAATGLLVVDEAHCISDWGHDFRPDYRRLRTMLADLPPGVPVLATTATANARVTADVAEQLGTGEESTQALVLRGALDRESLSLSVLQLPDAAHRLAWLADHLAELPGSGIIYTLTVAAAEEVTAFLRRCGHTVASYTGKTENADRLQAEEDLQANRVKALVATSALGMGFDKPDLGFVVHLGSPSSPIAYYQQVGRAGRGVEHAEVLLLPGREDEAIWKYFASLAFPSEEQVRRTLEVLAASDRPVSLPALEPQVELRRSRLETMLKVLDVDGAVHRVRGGWTATGRPWTYDAERYAWVERQRGAEQQAMRDYAATAQCRMEFLRRQLDDEQAAPCGRCDNCTGPRFGTEVSAGALDASRGELGRPGVEVEPRRMWPTGMPAVGVDLKGRIPAGEQAAPGRALGRLSDIGWGNRLRPLLAPHTPDGPVPDDVAGAVVTVLADWARGPGGWASGTADAPGRPVGVVTLASRTRPQLIRSLGEHIATVGRMPLLGTVEYGGADTDTRVPRTNSAQRLRALDGALTVPPALAEALASAGGPVLLVDDLTDTGWTLAVAARLLRRSGAPQVFPLVLAVQG from the coding sequence ATGACGAACGAAGACCTCCGCGCCTCGGCCGACGCCGTCCTGGCCCGCCTCGTCGGGGACCCCACGGGCAAGGCCAGACTGCGGGAGGACCAGTGGCTGGCGATCGAGGCGCTGGTCGCCCACCACCGTCGCGCTCTGGTCGTGCAGCGCACGGGGTGGGGCAAGTCGGCGGTGTACTTCGTCGCGACGGCGCTGCTGCGGGCCCGGGGCAGCGGGCCCACGGTGATCGTCTCGCCGCTGCTCGCGCTGATGCGCAACCAGGTGGACGCCGCGGCACGGGCCGGGATCCACGCGCGCACGATCAACTCCGCCAACGTCGAGGAGTGGGACACCGTCCAGGCCGAGGTGGCCGCGGGCGCGGTCGACGTGCTGCTGGTGAGCCCCGAGCGGCTCAACAACCCCGACTTCCGCGACCAGGTCCTGCCCAAGCTCGCCGCCGCCACCGGCCTGCTGGTCGTCGACGAGGCCCACTGCATCTCCGACTGGGGCCACGACTTCCGGCCCGACTACCGCCGCCTGCGCACGATGCTCGCCGACCTTCCGCCCGGTGTCCCCGTCCTCGCCACGACGGCCACGGCCAACGCCCGCGTCACCGCCGACGTCGCCGAGCAGCTGGGCACGGGCGAGGAGTCGACGCAGGCGCTGGTGCTGCGCGGTGCGCTGGACCGGGAGAGCCTGAGCCTCAGCGTCCTGCAGCTGCCCGACGCCGCGCACCGGCTGGCCTGGCTCGCCGACCACCTCGCCGAGCTCCCCGGCTCCGGCATCATCTACACGCTCACCGTCGCGGCCGCCGAGGAGGTCACCGCGTTCCTGCGCCGGTGCGGCCACACGGTGGCGTCCTACACCGGCAAGACGGAGAACGCGGACCGCCTGCAGGCCGAGGAGGACCTGCAGGCCAACCGCGTCAAGGCGCTCGTCGCCACGTCGGCGCTGGGCATGGGCTTCGACAAGCCGGACCTGGGCTTCGTGGTCCACCTGGGCTCCCCCTCCTCCCCCATCGCCTACTACCAGCAGGTCGGCCGCGCGGGCCGCGGCGTCGAGCACGCCGAGGTCCTGCTGCTCCCGGGCCGGGAGGACGAGGCGATCTGGAAGTACTTCGCCTCCCTCGCGTTCCCCTCGGAGGAGCAGGTCCGCCGGACCCTGGAGGTGCTCGCCGCATCGGACCGCCCCGTCTCCCTGCCGGCCCTGGAGCCCCAGGTAGAGCTGCGGCGTTCGCGCCTGGAGACCATGCTCAAGGTCCTCGACGTCGACGGCGCCGTGCACCGGGTGCGCGGCGGCTGGACCGCGACGGGCCGCCCGTGGACATACGACGCTGAGCGGTACGCCTGGGTGGAGCGGCAGCGCGGGGCCGAGCAGCAGGCGATGCGCGACTACGCCGCCACGGCGCAGTGCCGGATGGAGTTCCTGCGCCGTCAGCTGGACGACGAGCAGGCGGCCCCGTGCGGGCGCTGCGACAACTGCACGGGACCGCGCTTCGGCACGGAGGTCTCCGCCGGGGCGCTCGACGCGTCGCGGGGCGAGCTGGGGCGCCCGGGCGTGGAAGTCGAACCGCGCCGGATGTGGCCCACGGGAATGCCGGCCGTAGGCGTCGACCTCAAGGGCCGCATCCCGGCCGGCGAACAGGCCGCGCCCGGCCGGGCTCTCGGGCGGCTGTCCGACATCGGCTGGGGCAACCGGCTGCGCCCTCTCCTCGCCCCGCACACTCCGGACGGCCCTGTTCCGGACGACGTCGCGGGCGCAGTGGTGACCGTGCTGGCCGACTGGGCCCGCGGGCCCGGCGGTTGGGCCTCCGGCACTGCGGACGCCCCCGGCCGCCCCGTGGGCGTCGTCACGCTCGCCTCGCGCACCCGGCCGCAGCTGATCCGCTCGCTCGGCGAGCACATCGCCACGGTCGGCCGGATGCCCCTGCTGGGCACGGTCGAGTACGGAGGCGCGGACACCGACACCCGGGTGCCCCGCACCAACAGCGCGCAGCGGCTGCGTGCGCTGGACGGCGCGCTGACGGTGCCGCCGGCCCTCGCGGAGGCCCTGGCCTCGGCCGGAGGGCCGGTCCTGCTCGTGGACGATCTCACCGACACCGGGTGGACGCTGGCCGTGGCCGCACGACTGCTGCGGCGCTCCGGCGCACCGCAGGTGTTCCCGCTGGTTCTGGCGGTGCAGGGCTAG
- the abc-f gene encoding ribosomal protection-like ABC-F family protein, producing the protein MPTQLSLRGVSMSRGDRPLLDDVTFSVRPGERIGIVGENGAGKSTLLRLLAGLEVPDDGTVVAGAEGGVARLGQTPELPPDRMVGDAVDLALADLRAMERRLRELEDAMGEAGPEVLEEYGELLSAFEARGGYEADARVDKALHALGLAHVGRERLLGSLSGGEQARLGLACLIAAAPEVMLLDEPTNHLDGAALVWLEDTLRAHPGTVLAVSHDRVFLERVATAVVELDADRRSLVRYGGGYAGFVEEQAAARRRWEQAYEEWSAETTALEGAAATVARRVAPGRAAKDGNKMAYDRDKGRVQASVSSRVRNAQERLRRLQENPVPRPPEPLRFGARPAAGTAGGVLVALEDVRVGERLAVRRMEVGAGERLLVHGANGAGKSTLLRLLAGVTEPDAGTVTRRGSIGYLAQEIPVTRPAERLLAAFARGLTGTEEEHRALLLSYGLFRERDLHVPVGALSAGQRRRLGLARLLARPADLLLLDEPTNHLALGLVEQLEEALAAWSGALVVVTHDRHLRQRFKGRQCEIRAGRALVTG; encoded by the coding sequence GTGCCCACTCAGCTTTCTTTGCGTGGTGTGTCCATGTCCCGGGGTGACCGCCCGCTCCTGGACGACGTCACGTTCTCGGTGCGGCCGGGCGAGCGGATCGGCATCGTCGGAGAGAACGGCGCCGGGAAGTCCACGCTGCTCAGGCTCCTCGCCGGCCTCGAGGTGCCCGACGACGGAACCGTCGTCGCCGGGGCGGAGGGCGGCGTGGCCCGCCTGGGGCAGACGCCCGAGCTTCCCCCGGACCGCATGGTGGGTGACGCCGTCGACCTGGCGCTGGCCGACCTCCGTGCGATGGAGCGCAGGCTCCGGGAGCTGGAGGACGCCATGGGGGAGGCCGGGCCCGAAGTCCTGGAGGAGTACGGCGAGCTGCTCAGCGCCTTCGAGGCGCGCGGCGGCTACGAGGCCGACGCCAGGGTGGACAAGGCGCTGCACGCCCTGGGTCTCGCCCACGTCGGGCGGGAGAGGCTGCTGGGCAGCCTCTCCGGAGGGGAACAGGCTCGCCTCGGGCTCGCCTGCCTCATCGCGGCTGCCCCCGAGGTCATGCTCCTGGACGAGCCGACCAACCACCTGGACGGCGCTGCCCTGGTCTGGCTCGAGGACACCCTGCGGGCGCACCCCGGCACCGTCCTCGCCGTCTCCCACGACCGCGTCTTCCTCGAACGCGTCGCCACCGCCGTGGTGGAGCTCGACGCCGACCGCAGGTCCCTCGTCCGCTACGGCGGGGGATACGCCGGGTTCGTCGAGGAGCAGGCCGCGGCCCGCCGGCGCTGGGAGCAGGCGTACGAGGAGTGGTCGGCCGAGACCACGGCGCTCGAGGGCGCCGCTGCGACCGTCGCCCGGCGCGTGGCCCCGGGCCGGGCCGCCAAGGACGGCAACAAGATGGCCTACGACCGCGACAAGGGCCGAGTCCAGGCCTCGGTCTCCAGCCGGGTGCGCAACGCCCAGGAGCGGCTGCGCCGGCTCCAGGAGAATCCGGTACCCCGCCCGCCGGAGCCCCTGCGCTTCGGCGCCCGCCCGGCGGCGGGCACGGCCGGAGGCGTCCTCGTGGCGCTGGAGGACGTGCGGGTCGGGGAACGGCTCGCGGTCCGCCGGATGGAGGTCGGCGCGGGTGAGCGGCTGCTGGTGCACGGGGCCAACGGCGCGGGGAAGAGCACCCTGCTCCGTCTGCTCGCCGGCGTCACCGAGCCGGACGCCGGCACCGTGACCCGGCGGGGGAGCATCGGCTACCTCGCCCAGGAGATCCCCGTGACCCGCCCCGCGGAACGGCTGCTCGCCGCCTTCGCCCGCGGCCTGACGGGCACCGAGGAGGAACACAGGGCCCTGCTGCTGTCCTACGGGCTCTTCCGGGAGCGCGACCTCCACGTGCCCGTCGGCGCCCTCTCGGCCGGACAGCGCCGCCGCCTGGGGCTCGCCCGCCTCCTCGCCCGGCCCGCCGACCTCCTCCTGCTGGACGAGCCGACGAACCACCTCGCCCTCGGCCTGGTCGAGCAGCTGGAAGAGGCCCTGGCCGCATGGTCCGGCGCCCTGGTCGTGGTCACCCACGACCGGCACCTGCGGCAGCGCTTCAAGGGCCGGCAGTGCGAGATACGGGCAGGCCGGGCGCTGGTCACGGGCTAG
- a CDS encoding DUF4192 domain-containing protein — translation MTQHNESARPSTPSSPSAAVPGTAGDPGQQVTLRSPAELADALPYLLGFHPTDSIVLVALHGDRGRFGGRLRLGIPRSGEEWPEVCDQLAETLLTGSSKRGNRPDGVVIFLCQDPDTAAGRTPRQVMEGLRPLAQSLRRACGRLDMPVHEALCISDGRFWSYCCPDPRCCPPDGTPLSLPGTSVMAAAATYAGIEVRGTLREMEDRYAPLTGDRAEGQRKALDAAAFAMVPRILGGEGCEPVRQETLALARALADRLQETPPLPGRPASDARDDSLLTDEEAATVIVGLQDRVTRDHAAEWMEGPQAPAVLRLWRALARRCVPPYAEYAAAPVALAGWVAWATDDQPEARVALSRALAADPEYVFAQLLYRACNEGLDPEPLRQCLRHEKADRDLQDAVRAEVERIEAAATATATGAEGTGATRAVRRRTRPGGPGGSTGPAGPGGPAGRPRTRRRSTRKRDHSHEDRSQ, via the coding sequence ATGACGCAGCACAACGAATCCGCCCGCCCGTCCACGCCCTCCTCCCCGTCCGCCGCCGTGCCCGGCACGGCAGGGGACCCCGGGCAGCAGGTCACCCTCCGCTCGCCGGCCGAGCTGGCCGACGCCCTCCCGTACCTGCTCGGCTTCCACCCGACCGACAGCATCGTCCTCGTCGCCCTCCACGGCGACCGGGGCCGCTTCGGCGGCCGGCTGAGGCTCGGCATCCCGCGCAGCGGCGAGGAATGGCCGGAAGTCTGCGACCAGCTCGCCGAAACCCTCCTGACCGGCAGCAGCAAGCGCGGCAACCGCCCCGACGGCGTGGTCATCTTCCTCTGCCAGGACCCCGACACCGCCGCGGGCCGGACCCCGCGGCAGGTGATGGAGGGGCTGCGCCCGCTCGCCCAGAGCCTGCGCCGGGCCTGCGGCCGGCTCGACATGCCGGTGCACGAGGCCCTGTGCATCTCCGACGGCCGCTTCTGGTCGTACTGCTGCCCCGACCCCCGCTGCTGCCCGCCCGACGGCACCCCCCTCTCCCTGCCGGGCACGTCGGTCATGGCCGCCGCGGCCACCTATGCCGGCATCGAGGTCCGCGGCACCCTCCGGGAGATGGAGGACCGGTACGCACCCCTCACGGGTGACCGGGCGGAGGGGCAGCGCAAGGCCCTGGACGCCGCGGCCTTCGCGATGGTCCCGCGGATCCTCGGCGGCGAGGGCTGCGAGCCCGTGCGGCAGGAGACCCTCGCCCTCGCGCGGGCCCTGGCCGACCGGCTCCAGGAGACACCGCCCCTGCCCGGCCGCCCCGCCTCCGACGCCCGCGACGACTCCCTCCTGACCGACGAGGAGGCCGCCACGGTCATCGTCGGCCTCCAGGACCGCGTCACCCGGGACCACGCCGCAGAGTGGATGGAGGGCCCGCAGGCCCCGGCCGTCCTGCGGCTGTGGCGCGCCCTCGCCCGCCGCTGCGTTCCCCCGTACGCGGAGTACGCGGCCGCGCCCGTCGCACTGGCGGGCTGGGTGGCCTGGGCCACCGACGACCAGCCCGAGGCGAGGGTCGCGCTGAGCCGGGCCCTCGCCGCCGACCCCGAGTACGTCTTCGCCCAGCTGCTCTACCGCGCGTGCAACGAAGGGCTGGACCCCGAGCCGCTGCGCCAGTGCCTGCGCCACGAGAAAGCCGATCGCGACCTGCAGGACGCGGTCCGGGCCGAGGTGGAGCGCATCGAGGCGGCGGCCACGGCGACGGCGACCGGAGCGGAGGGCACCGGCGCCACGAGGGCAGTCCGGCGCCGGACGAGGCCGGGCGGGCCCGGCGGCAGCACCGGCCCTGCCGGTCCGGGCGGCCCGGCAGGCAGGCCCCGCACACGGCGCAGGAGCACGCGCAAGAGGGACCACAGCCACGAGGACCGGTCCCAGTGA
- a CDS encoding ribonuclease HII encodes MPYEPPTHTVERSLRATTGVKVVAGLDEVGRGAWAGPVTVCAAVTGLRRPPEGLTDSKLLTPKRRAALAVQLESWVTAHALGHSSPQEIDELGMTAALRLAASRALEALPVRPEAVILDGKHDYLGDPWRVRTVIKGDQSCVVVAAASVLAKVRRDAMMAELGVGFEDFGFCDNAGYPSPVHRAALEALGPTPHHRLSWSYLDALPRWQHLKRVRSVPEAASLEAGGQLGFEF; translated from the coding sequence ATGCCGTACGAACCGCCTACCCACACCGTCGAGCGCTCCCTGCGCGCAACGACCGGAGTCAAGGTCGTCGCCGGGCTCGACGAGGTCGGCCGGGGTGCCTGGGCCGGTCCGGTCACCGTGTGCGCGGCCGTCACAGGACTGCGCCGCCCTCCCGAGGGCCTGACCGACTCCAAGCTGCTGACGCCCAAGCGGCGCGCCGCCCTCGCCGTCCAGCTGGAGAGCTGGGTCACCGCCCACGCACTCGGCCACTCCTCCCCACAGGAGATCGACGAACTGGGTATGACGGCGGCGCTGCGACTGGCCGCGTCCCGCGCGCTGGAGGCGTTGCCCGTCCGGCCCGAGGCGGTGATCCTCGACGGCAAGCACGACTACCTCGGCGATCCCTGGCGGGTCCGTACGGTCATCAAGGGCGACCAGTCCTGCGTGGTCGTCGCGGCGGCGTCCGTGCTCGCCAAGGTCCGGCGCGACGCGATGATGGCGGAACTGGGCGTCGGCTTCGAGGACTTCGGCTTCTGTGACAACGCCGGATACCCCTCGCCGGTGCACCGCGCCGCTCTCGAGGCGCTGGGCCCCACCCCGCACCACCGGTTGTCCTGGTCGTATCTGGACGCGCTGCCCAGGTGGCAGCACCTCAAGCGGGTTCGCAGCGTCCCCGAAGCAGCTTCACTGGAGGCCGGTGGCCAGCTCGGTTTCGAATTCTGA